In Parasegetibacter sp. NRK P23, a single genomic region encodes these proteins:
- a CDS encoding ATP-binding cassette domain-containing protein — MDLLNVQHIGLKDERGFELKDISFSQPAFSRLAIAGETGSGKTTLLKIIGGLIEHDTGTVFFEGKKIIGPQDQLIPGHPGIKFLSQHFELPNNLRVEQVLEYANQLEEQDLERICAICRISHLLKRRTNQLSGGEKQRIAIARLLLTAPKLLLLDEPFSNADMSHKKMIKAVLQDISEALHITCTMVSHDPMDSLSWADQVLVLQQGALVQKGSPKEIYDHPVNEYVAGLFGKYTLLSEETAALLSPRKRRRIVRPEDVTMNGKKGVPAVIRKTWYFGSHYELEAEVNGETILIRDEKGDKTPGSTVFLRLRSR, encoded by the coding sequence ATGGATCTTTTGAACGTACAGCATATTGGCCTGAAAGATGAACGCGGATTTGAATTGAAAGACATCAGTTTCTCTCAACCGGCTTTCTCCAGGCTGGCCATCGCGGGAGAAACGGGATCGGGTAAAACGACCTTACTGAAGATCATCGGCGGACTGATTGAACACGATACCGGCACCGTATTTTTTGAAGGGAAAAAAATCATTGGCCCGCAGGACCAGTTGATACCCGGTCATCCAGGCATCAAATTCCTCTCTCAACACTTTGAATTACCGAATAATCTCCGGGTGGAACAGGTGCTCGAATATGCCAATCAACTGGAAGAACAGGACCTGGAGCGGATTTGCGCCATCTGCAGGATTTCCCATTTATTGAAAAGAAGAACGAACCAGCTTTCGGGCGGGGAAAAACAACGGATCGCGATTGCACGTCTGCTGTTAACGGCTCCAAAATTATTGCTGCTGGACGAGCCATTTTCGAACGCGGATATGTCGCATAAGAAGATGATTAAAGCGGTATTACAGGATATCAGCGAAGCGTTGCACATTACCTGCACGATGGTATCGCATGACCCGATGGACTCCCTTTCCTGGGCCGATCAGGTTTTGGTATTGCAACAGGGCGCGCTGGTGCAGAAAGGAAGTCCCAAAGAAATTTACGACCACCCCGTAAACGAATATGTGGCGGGACTTTTCGGGAAATACACGCTTCTTTCGGAGGAAACTGCCGCACTGCTCTCCCCAAGGAAAAGACGGCGCATTGTACGGCCGGAAGACGTAACAATGAACGGCAAAAAAGGCGTTCCGGCAGTGATACGGAAAACTTGGTACTTCGGTTCTCATTATGAACTGGAAGCCGAAGTAAATGGGGAAACGATCCTCATCCGGGATGAAAAAGGGGACAAAACACCGGGATCAACCGTGTTTTTACGGCTGCGTTCCCGGTAA
- a CDS encoding OmpA family protein, with amino-acid sequence MKRTIPLFLALVITVCSNAQPLKDTAALVQQKENIITASTIVKVENLGININSDLPELRPTISADGNLLFFICENHPANTKFRSIPNSQDIWYAIRDSNGTWQEARHLKDPINTTFYNAVYWISPDNNRILIRGAFVDGGFRGKGVSMSYRTVSGKWSPPNMLAIKNYQKYDRGNQSGASMAADGQTLLFYMTPEENGFNNDLYVCFLQANGSWSEPKSLGKKINLPEHDEMTPYLAPDGETLYFSSNRPGGLGDNDIWMTKRLDKSWQKWSDPVNLGSPINTPDWDAFFTMDAGGEYAYLTTKQNTYGESDIVRVKLLEKEKPAPVVLVSGNVYNQKTKEPLSASLVYETLPDGEQAGNGISAPNDGSFKIVLPYNKNYSIRATADHFFAVSENLNLDSLVKAGYKEIHKDLYLVPIEIGQVVRLNNVFFDFDKYNLRPESFVELDRVVKLLKENPAIEIEMSAHTDSRGSDDYNFTLSDNRARSVREYILSKGIAAARITSKGYGETMPVVPNDTDENRQLNRRVEFKILKN; translated from the coding sequence ATGAAAAGAACTATACCCCTTTTCCTCGCGCTTGTTATTACCGTATGCTCCAATGCGCAGCCCTTAAAGGACACCGCAGCGCTGGTGCAGCAGAAAGAAAACATCATTACCGCTTCCACCATTGTAAAAGTGGAAAACCTCGGTATCAACATCAATTCGGATCTTCCGGAACTCCGGCCCACCATTTCAGCAGACGGAAACCTGCTTTTCTTCATCTGCGAGAACCATCCCGCCAATACGAAGTTCCGCTCCATCCCCAATTCGCAGGACATCTGGTACGCGATCCGCGACAGCAACGGCACCTGGCAGGAGGCGCGGCACCTGAAGGACCCCATCAACACTACTTTTTACAATGCTGTGTATTGGATATCCCCGGATAATAACCGCATACTCATCCGTGGCGCATTTGTGGATGGAGGTTTCCGTGGAAAAGGCGTAAGCATGAGCTACCGCACTGTGTCCGGGAAATGGAGCCCACCCAATATGCTTGCCATCAAAAACTACCAGAAATACGACCGTGGCAACCAGTCCGGCGCCAGCATGGCAGCCGACGGGCAAACACTGCTGTTCTACATGACACCTGAAGAAAATGGCTTCAACAACGACCTTTATGTTTGTTTTCTGCAAGCCAACGGCTCCTGGAGCGAACCCAAATCACTGGGCAAAAAGATCAACCTGCCCGAACACGATGAGATGACCCCTTACCTAGCGCCCGACGGAGAAACACTGTATTTCAGCAGCAACCGGCCGGGTGGTCTGGGCGACAATGATATCTGGATGACCAAACGCCTCGATAAATCCTGGCAGAAATGGAGTGACCCGGTTAACCTGGGCAGCCCGATCAATACCCCAGATTGGGACGCTTTTTTCACCATGGACGCGGGCGGCGAATACGCCTACCTCACCACCAAACAAAACACATACGGCGAAAGCGATATAGTACGGGTCAAATTATTGGAAAAAGAGAAACCAGCGCCCGTGGTACTGGTTAGCGGCAATGTGTACAACCAGAAAACCAAAGAGCCGCTGAGCGCTTCATTGGTATATGAAACACTTCCCGATGGAGAACAGGCCGGCAACGGCATTTCCGCACCCAACGACGGATCCTTCAAAATCGTATTGCCTTACAACAAAAACTACAGCATCCGCGCCACCGCCGATCATTTCTTCGCTGTTTCAGAAAACCTTAACCTTGATTCACTCGTAAAAGCAGGGTACAAAGAAATTCATAAAGACCTGTACCTCGTGCCCATTGAAATAGGCCAGGTGGTAAGGCTGAACAATGTATTCTTCGATTTCGACAAATATAACCTGCGTCCTGAATCTTTCGTGGAACTAGACAGAGTGGTGAAACTCCTGAAAGAAAACCCCGCCATCGAAATAGAAATGAGTGCGCATACAGATAGCCGTGGCTCCGACGACTACAACTTCACCCTTAGTGACAACAGGGCCCGTTCGGTGAGGGAATACATCCTGAGCAAAGGTATTGCCGCCGCACGCATTACGTCAAAAGGTTACGGCGAAACCATGCCG